A DNA window from Penaeus vannamei isolate JL-2024 chromosome 5, ASM4276789v1, whole genome shotgun sequence contains the following coding sequences:
- the LOC113828275 gene encoding micronuclear linker histone polyprotein isoform X2 — translation MDAADWPKYLFWSDVRAEGDLKQNNQCQNTSNSMASDSDLEAYLNQLSKKTHTLKQDVKSQGYSFSRPTSATDKSHDTIDISEESESEMRKDKYPKTNIGTGGPGKISDITALSEKYAGTSFKKSRAQDKFSNLEQKYLGKSTRKLETSSSDDEEQSDKTVNSKRDKNMHKKQEKKHSNQTDFLKASGKEKEKSRILDSESSFDEDLARYLNESLSTGNLRKVNSNAETRKSESSSDEDKGSNIFDFHNIMTVADIMGQVTDEGESQVQEEEIRESQHSISSEVSELCTEESTSPHKKKETQSYNRKNARVENILVSTTGSIFHSSRRNSTSSIAEVILSRKNSKIDLDSKGEYLGVYREESLEESVPESVPNSASGSEVAEVLEESSGSNLKTQLSSSSSENEDSQQIQKSVIEEHVEDSPKSISARNIRKGSEDKIQKDDTVSSDVVEGKPLKTQKKNEDHSRQSEATDSAVKEKKKPNKTGTKSKLSNHRGHREKKKKKKKHISSSSSASSSSGSETSSEEDRSYRHRPSRRHRHKQKHYFNPWELPPYMNPWMAVRPPQQPYFTTIGPIETSFMPRVSEGSFPMRSIVGADELLRQQVALTRQFLDSQKSLYHAYTATLTSSHHYTSLLETEKYIAARKKPPLTFDEAYKMVKEEMKASKR, via the exons ATACGTCAAATAGTATGGCCTCTGACAGCGACCTTGAG GCTTATTTGAATCAGCTGAGCAAGAAAACACATACACTAAAACAGGATGTCAAGTCTCAAGGCTATTCATTCTCACGCCCTACTAGCGCTACAGACAAGTCACATGATACTATTGATATATcagaagaaagtgaaagtgaaatgagaaaagataaatatCCCAAGACAAATATTGGAACAGGAGGGCCAGGCAAAATATCTGATATTACTGCTTTAAGCGAAAAATATGCTGGAACCTCATTCAAAAAGTCAAGAGCTCAGGACAAATTTAGTAATTTAGAACAAAAGTATCTTGGGAAATCGACAAGAAAATTAGAAACTAGTTCTTCTGATGATGAGGAACAATCAGATAAAACTGTAAAcagtaaaagagataaaaatatgcataaaaagcaagagaaaaaacacaGTAACCAAACAGATTTTCTTAAAGCCtctgggaaggaaaaggaaaaatccaGAATTCTGGATTCTGAGTCTTCTTTTGACGAAGACCTTGCAAGATATTTGAATGAGAGTTTATCGACTGGTAATCTCAGGAAAGTAAACAGCAATGCTGAAACTAGAAAATCTGAGTCAAGTTCGGATGAAGACAAAGGGAGCAATATTTTTGATTTTCATAATATCATGACTGTTGCTGACATTATGGGTCAGGTGACAGACGAAGGGGAAAGCCAAGTTcaagaggaggaaataagggaaagTCAGCATTCCATATCTTCTGAAGTTTCTGAACTTTGTACAGAAGAGAGCACAAGTCCTCATAAGAAAAAAG AAACTCAAAGTTACAACAGGAAAAATGCAAGAGTAGAAAATATTCTGGTTTCAACCACTGGAAGCATTTTTCACTCTTCACGGCGTAATTCTACCTCGTCTATAGCTGAAGTGATTCTGAGTCGGAAGAATTCTAAGATTGACCTGGACTCAAAAGGAGAATACTTAGGAGTGTATCGTGAAGAGAGTCTAGAGGAAAGTGTTCCAGAGAGTGTCCCTAACTCGGCGTCTGGCAGTGAGGTTGCTGAGGTACTGGAGGAGAGTTCCGGTAGTAACCTGAAGACACAGCTCAGTAGCAGTTCATCAGAGAATGAGGATAGTCAGCAGATTCAAAAGAGTGTTATAGAAGAGCATGTGGAGGACTCACCAAAAAGTATATCTGCAAGGAATATTAGAAAAGGATCTGAAGACAAGATTCAGAAGGATGATACAGTGTCAAGCGATGTTGTTGAGGGGAAACCACTCAAAActcaaaagaagaatgaggatcaTTCCAGGCAGAGTGAAGCCACAGATTCTGccgtaaaagagaaaaagaaaccgaaTAAGACAGGAACAAAAAGCAAATTATCAAACCATCGTGggcacagagaaaagaaaaagaaaaagaaaaagcacatATCATCCTCAAGTTCTGCATCTTCATCAAGTGGCAGTGAGACATCCAGTGAAGAAGATAGGTCTTATAGACATCGTCCCTCAAGGAGGCACAGACACAAGCAAAAGCACTACTTCAATCCTTgg gaGCTGCCTCCATACATGAATCCCTGGATGGCTGTTCGTCCTCCACAACAACCATATTTTACTACAATCGGGCCCATTGAAACTAGTTTTATGCCCAGGGTTTCTGAAG GTAGTTTTCCAATGAGAAGTATTGTGGGTGCAGATGAACTACTAAGGCAACAAGTTGCCCTGACAAGGCAATTTCTGGATTCACAGAAATCCTTATACCATGCTTATACTGCAACACTTACATCATCACATCACTATACATCGCTGCTAGAGACGGAGAAG TATATTGCAGCTAGGAAGAAACCTCCACTAACCTTTGATGAAGCCTACAAGATGgttaaagaggaaatgaaagcttCAAAGAGATGA
- the LOC113828275 gene encoding micronuclear linker histone polyprotein isoform X5, with product MASDSDLEAYLNQLSKKTHTLKQDVKSQGYSFSRPTSATDKSHDTIDISEESESEMRKDKYPKTNIGTGGPGKISDITALSEKYAGTSFKKSRAQDKFSNLEQKYLGKSTRKLETSSSDDEEQSDKTVNSKRDKNMHKKQEKKHSNQTDFLKASGKEKEKSRILDSESSFDEDLARYLNESLSTGNLRKVNSNAETRKSESSSDEDKGSNIFDFHNIMTVADIMGQVTDEGESQVQEEEIRESQHSISSEVSELCTEESTSPHKKKETQSYNRKNARVENILVSTTGSIFHSSRRNSTSSIAEVILSRKNSKIDLDSKGEYLGVYREESLEESVPESVPNSASGSEVAEVLEESSGSNLKTQLSSSSSENEDSQQIQKSVIEEHVEDSPKSISARNIRKGSEDKIQKDDTVSSDVVEGKPLKTQKKNEDHSRQSEATDSAVKEKKKPNKTGTKSKLSNHRGHREKKKKKKKHISSSSSASSSSGSETSSEEDRSYRHRPSRRHRHKQKHYFNPWELPPYMNPWMAVRPPQQPYFTTIGPIETSFMPRVSEGSFPMRSIVGADELLRQQVALTRQFLDSQKSLYHAYTATLTSSHHYTSLLETEKYIAARKKPPLTFDEAYKMVKEEMKASKR from the exons ATGGCCTCTGACAGCGACCTTGAG GCTTATTTGAATCAGCTGAGCAAGAAAACACATACACTAAAACAGGATGTCAAGTCTCAAGGCTATTCATTCTCACGCCCTACTAGCGCTACAGACAAGTCACATGATACTATTGATATATcagaagaaagtgaaagtgaaatgagaaaagataaatatCCCAAGACAAATATTGGAACAGGAGGGCCAGGCAAAATATCTGATATTACTGCTTTAAGCGAAAAATATGCTGGAACCTCATTCAAAAAGTCAAGAGCTCAGGACAAATTTAGTAATTTAGAACAAAAGTATCTTGGGAAATCGACAAGAAAATTAGAAACTAGTTCTTCTGATGATGAGGAACAATCAGATAAAACTGTAAAcagtaaaagagataaaaatatgcataaaaagcaagagaaaaaacacaGTAACCAAACAGATTTTCTTAAAGCCtctgggaaggaaaaggaaaaatccaGAATTCTGGATTCTGAGTCTTCTTTTGACGAAGACCTTGCAAGATATTTGAATGAGAGTTTATCGACTGGTAATCTCAGGAAAGTAAACAGCAATGCTGAAACTAGAAAATCTGAGTCAAGTTCGGATGAAGACAAAGGGAGCAATATTTTTGATTTTCATAATATCATGACTGTTGCTGACATTATGGGTCAGGTGACAGACGAAGGGGAAAGCCAAGTTcaagaggaggaaataagggaaagTCAGCATTCCATATCTTCTGAAGTTTCTGAACTTTGTACAGAAGAGAGCACAAGTCCTCATAAGAAAAAAG AAACTCAAAGTTACAACAGGAAAAATGCAAGAGTAGAAAATATTCTGGTTTCAACCACTGGAAGCATTTTTCACTCTTCACGGCGTAATTCTACCTCGTCTATAGCTGAAGTGATTCTGAGTCGGAAGAATTCTAAGATTGACCTGGACTCAAAAGGAGAATACTTAGGAGTGTATCGTGAAGAGAGTCTAGAGGAAAGTGTTCCAGAGAGTGTCCCTAACTCGGCGTCTGGCAGTGAGGTTGCTGAGGTACTGGAGGAGAGTTCCGGTAGTAACCTGAAGACACAGCTCAGTAGCAGTTCATCAGAGAATGAGGATAGTCAGCAGATTCAAAAGAGTGTTATAGAAGAGCATGTGGAGGACTCACCAAAAAGTATATCTGCAAGGAATATTAGAAAAGGATCTGAAGACAAGATTCAGAAGGATGATACAGTGTCAAGCGATGTTGTTGAGGGGAAACCACTCAAAActcaaaagaagaatgaggatcaTTCCAGGCAGAGTGAAGCCACAGATTCTGccgtaaaagagaaaaagaaaccgaaTAAGACAGGAACAAAAAGCAAATTATCAAACCATCGTGggcacagagaaaagaaaaagaaaaagaaaaagcacatATCATCCTCAAGTTCTGCATCTTCATCAAGTGGCAGTGAGACATCCAGTGAAGAAGATAGGTCTTATAGACATCGTCCCTCAAGGAGGCACAGACACAAGCAAAAGCACTACTTCAATCCTTgg gaGCTGCCTCCATACATGAATCCCTGGATGGCTGTTCGTCCTCCACAACAACCATATTTTACTACAATCGGGCCCATTGAAACTAGTTTTATGCCCAGGGTTTCTGAAG GTAGTTTTCCAATGAGAAGTATTGTGGGTGCAGATGAACTACTAAGGCAACAAGTTGCCCTGACAAGGCAATTTCTGGATTCACAGAAATCCTTATACCATGCTTATACTGCAACACTTACATCATCACATCACTATACATCGCTGCTAGAGACGGAGAAG TATATTGCAGCTAGGAAGAAACCTCCACTAACCTTTGATGAAGCCTACAAGATGgttaaagaggaaatgaaagcttCAAAGAGATGA
- the LOC113828275 gene encoding dentin matrix acidic phosphoprotein 1 isoform X3 has product MPKYSFQIYLLLENTSNSMASDSDLEAYLNQLSKKTHTLKQDVKSQGYSFSRPTSATDKSHDTIDISEESESEMRKDKYPKTNIGTGGPGKISDITALSEKYAGTSFKKSRAQDKFSNLEQKYLGKSTRKLETSSSDDEEQSDKTVNSKRDKNMHKKQEKKHSNQTDFLKASGKEKEKSRILDSESSFDEDLARYLNESLSTGNLRKVNSNAETRKSESSSDEDKGSNIFDFHNIMTVADIMGQVTDEGESQVQEEEIRESQHSISSEVSELCTEESTSPHKKKVLSFPETQSYNRKNARVENILVSTTGSIFHSSRRNSTSSIAEVILSRKNSKIDLDSKGEYLGVYREESLEESVPESVPNSASGSEVAEVLEESSGSNLKTQLSSSSSENEDSQQIQKSVIEEHVEDSPKSISARNIRKGSEDKIQKDDTVSSDVVEGKPLKTQKKNEDHSRQSEATDSAVKEKKKPNKTGTKSKLSNHRGHREKKKKKKKHISSSSSASSSSGSETSSEEDRSYRHRPSRRHRHKQKHYFNPWELPPYMNPWMAVRPPQQPYFTTIGPIETSFMPRVSEGSFPMRSIVGADELLRQQVALTRQFLDSQKSLYHAYTATLTSSHHYTSLLETEKYIAARKKPPLTFDEAYKMVKEEMKASKR; this is encoded by the exons ATACGTCAAATAGTATGGCCTCTGACAGCGACCTTGAG GCTTATTTGAATCAGCTGAGCAAGAAAACACATACACTAAAACAGGATGTCAAGTCTCAAGGCTATTCATTCTCACGCCCTACTAGCGCTACAGACAAGTCACATGATACTATTGATATATcagaagaaagtgaaagtgaaatgagaaaagataaatatCCCAAGACAAATATTGGAACAGGAGGGCCAGGCAAAATATCTGATATTACTGCTTTAAGCGAAAAATATGCTGGAACCTCATTCAAAAAGTCAAGAGCTCAGGACAAATTTAGTAATTTAGAACAAAAGTATCTTGGGAAATCGACAAGAAAATTAGAAACTAGTTCTTCTGATGATGAGGAACAATCAGATAAAACTGTAAAcagtaaaagagataaaaatatgcataaaaagcaagagaaaaaacacaGTAACCAAACAGATTTTCTTAAAGCCtctgggaaggaaaaggaaaaatccaGAATTCTGGATTCTGAGTCTTCTTTTGACGAAGACCTTGCAAGATATTTGAATGAGAGTTTATCGACTGGTAATCTCAGGAAAGTAAACAGCAATGCTGAAACTAGAAAATCTGAGTCAAGTTCGGATGAAGACAAAGGGAGCAATATTTTTGATTTTCATAATATCATGACTGTTGCTGACATTATGGGTCAGGTGACAGACGAAGGGGAAAGCCAAGTTcaagaggaggaaataagggaaagTCAGCATTCCATATCTTCTGAAGTTTCTGAACTTTGTACAGAAGAGAGCACAAGTCCTCATAAGAAAAAAG tgCTCTCTTTTCCAGAAACTCAAAGTTACAACAGGAAAAATGCAAGAGTAGAAAATATTCTGGTTTCAACCACTGGAAGCATTTTTCACTCTTCACGGCGTAATTCTACCTCGTCTATAGCTGAAGTGATTCTGAGTCGGAAGAATTCTAAGATTGACCTGGACTCAAAAGGAGAATACTTAGGAGTGTATCGTGAAGAGAGTCTAGAGGAAAGTGTTCCAGAGAGTGTCCCTAACTCGGCGTCTGGCAGTGAGGTTGCTGAGGTACTGGAGGAGAGTTCCGGTAGTAACCTGAAGACACAGCTCAGTAGCAGTTCATCAGAGAATGAGGATAGTCAGCAGATTCAAAAGAGTGTTATAGAAGAGCATGTGGAGGACTCACCAAAAAGTATATCTGCAAGGAATATTAGAAAAGGATCTGAAGACAAGATTCAGAAGGATGATACAGTGTCAAGCGATGTTGTTGAGGGGAAACCACTCAAAActcaaaagaagaatgaggatcaTTCCAGGCAGAGTGAAGCCACAGATTCTGccgtaaaagagaaaaagaaaccgaaTAAGACAGGAACAAAAAGCAAATTATCAAACCATCGTGggcacagagaaaagaaaaagaaaaagaaaaagcacatATCATCCTCAAGTTCTGCATCTTCATCAAGTGGCAGTGAGACATCCAGTGAAGAAGATAGGTCTTATAGACATCGTCCCTCAAGGAGGCACAGACACAAGCAAAAGCACTACTTCAATCCTTgg gaGCTGCCTCCATACATGAATCCCTGGATGGCTGTTCGTCCTCCACAACAACCATATTTTACTACAATCGGGCCCATTGAAACTAGTTTTATGCCCAGGGTTTCTGAAG GTAGTTTTCCAATGAGAAGTATTGTGGGTGCAGATGAACTACTAAGGCAACAAGTTGCCCTGACAAGGCAATTTCTGGATTCACAGAAATCCTTATACCATGCTTATACTGCAACACTTACATCATCACATCACTATACATCGCTGCTAGAGACGGAGAAG TATATTGCAGCTAGGAAGAAACCTCCACTAACCTTTGATGAAGCCTACAAGATGgttaaagaggaaatgaaagcttCAAAGAGATGA
- the LOC113828275 gene encoding dentin matrix acidic phosphoprotein 1 isoform X4, producing MASDSDLEAYLNQLSKKTHTLKQDVKSQGYSFSRPTSATDKSHDTIDISEESESEMRKDKYPKTNIGTGGPGKISDITALSEKYAGTSFKKSRAQDKFSNLEQKYLGKSTRKLETSSSDDEEQSDKTVNSKRDKNMHKKQEKKHSNQTDFLKASGKEKEKSRILDSESSFDEDLARYLNESLSTGNLRKVNSNAETRKSESSSDEDKGSNIFDFHNIMTVADIMGQVTDEGESQVQEEEIRESQHSISSEVSELCTEESTSPHKKKVLSFPETQSYNRKNARVENILVSTTGSIFHSSRRNSTSSIAEVILSRKNSKIDLDSKGEYLGVYREESLEESVPESVPNSASGSEVAEVLEESSGSNLKTQLSSSSSENEDSQQIQKSVIEEHVEDSPKSISARNIRKGSEDKIQKDDTVSSDVVEGKPLKTQKKNEDHSRQSEATDSAVKEKKKPNKTGTKSKLSNHRGHREKKKKKKKHISSSSSASSSSGSETSSEEDRSYRHRPSRRHRHKQKHYFNPWELPPYMNPWMAVRPPQQPYFTTIGPIETSFMPRVSEGSFPMRSIVGADELLRQQVALTRQFLDSQKSLYHAYTATLTSSHHYTSLLETEKYIAARKKPPLTFDEAYKMVKEEMKASKR from the exons ATGGCCTCTGACAGCGACCTTGAG GCTTATTTGAATCAGCTGAGCAAGAAAACACATACACTAAAACAGGATGTCAAGTCTCAAGGCTATTCATTCTCACGCCCTACTAGCGCTACAGACAAGTCACATGATACTATTGATATATcagaagaaagtgaaagtgaaatgagaaaagataaatatCCCAAGACAAATATTGGAACAGGAGGGCCAGGCAAAATATCTGATATTACTGCTTTAAGCGAAAAATATGCTGGAACCTCATTCAAAAAGTCAAGAGCTCAGGACAAATTTAGTAATTTAGAACAAAAGTATCTTGGGAAATCGACAAGAAAATTAGAAACTAGTTCTTCTGATGATGAGGAACAATCAGATAAAACTGTAAAcagtaaaagagataaaaatatgcataaaaagcaagagaaaaaacacaGTAACCAAACAGATTTTCTTAAAGCCtctgggaaggaaaaggaaaaatccaGAATTCTGGATTCTGAGTCTTCTTTTGACGAAGACCTTGCAAGATATTTGAATGAGAGTTTATCGACTGGTAATCTCAGGAAAGTAAACAGCAATGCTGAAACTAGAAAATCTGAGTCAAGTTCGGATGAAGACAAAGGGAGCAATATTTTTGATTTTCATAATATCATGACTGTTGCTGACATTATGGGTCAGGTGACAGACGAAGGGGAAAGCCAAGTTcaagaggaggaaataagggaaagTCAGCATTCCATATCTTCTGAAGTTTCTGAACTTTGTACAGAAGAGAGCACAAGTCCTCATAAGAAAAAAG tgCTCTCTTTTCCAGAAACTCAAAGTTACAACAGGAAAAATGCAAGAGTAGAAAATATTCTGGTTTCAACCACTGGAAGCATTTTTCACTCTTCACGGCGTAATTCTACCTCGTCTATAGCTGAAGTGATTCTGAGTCGGAAGAATTCTAAGATTGACCTGGACTCAAAAGGAGAATACTTAGGAGTGTATCGTGAAGAGAGTCTAGAGGAAAGTGTTCCAGAGAGTGTCCCTAACTCGGCGTCTGGCAGTGAGGTTGCTGAGGTACTGGAGGAGAGTTCCGGTAGTAACCTGAAGACACAGCTCAGTAGCAGTTCATCAGAGAATGAGGATAGTCAGCAGATTCAAAAGAGTGTTATAGAAGAGCATGTGGAGGACTCACCAAAAAGTATATCTGCAAGGAATATTAGAAAAGGATCTGAAGACAAGATTCAGAAGGATGATACAGTGTCAAGCGATGTTGTTGAGGGGAAACCACTCAAAActcaaaagaagaatgaggatcaTTCCAGGCAGAGTGAAGCCACAGATTCTGccgtaaaagagaaaaagaaaccgaaTAAGACAGGAACAAAAAGCAAATTATCAAACCATCGTGggcacagagaaaagaaaaagaaaaagaaaaagcacatATCATCCTCAAGTTCTGCATCTTCATCAAGTGGCAGTGAGACATCCAGTGAAGAAGATAGGTCTTATAGACATCGTCCCTCAAGGAGGCACAGACACAAGCAAAAGCACTACTTCAATCCTTgg gaGCTGCCTCCATACATGAATCCCTGGATGGCTGTTCGTCCTCCACAACAACCATATTTTACTACAATCGGGCCCATTGAAACTAGTTTTATGCCCAGGGTTTCTGAAG GTAGTTTTCCAATGAGAAGTATTGTGGGTGCAGATGAACTACTAAGGCAACAAGTTGCCCTGACAAGGCAATTTCTGGATTCACAGAAATCCTTATACCATGCTTATACTGCAACACTTACATCATCACATCACTATACATCGCTGCTAGAGACGGAGAAG TATATTGCAGCTAGGAAGAAACCTCCACTAACCTTTGATGAAGCCTACAAGATGgttaaagaggaaatgaaagcttCAAAGAGATGA
- the LOC113828275 gene encoding dentin matrix acidic phosphoprotein 1 isoform X1, protein MDAADWPKYLFWSDVRAEGDLKQNNQCQNTSNSMASDSDLEAYLNQLSKKTHTLKQDVKSQGYSFSRPTSATDKSHDTIDISEESESEMRKDKYPKTNIGTGGPGKISDITALSEKYAGTSFKKSRAQDKFSNLEQKYLGKSTRKLETSSSDDEEQSDKTVNSKRDKNMHKKQEKKHSNQTDFLKASGKEKEKSRILDSESSFDEDLARYLNESLSTGNLRKVNSNAETRKSESSSDEDKGSNIFDFHNIMTVADIMGQVTDEGESQVQEEEIRESQHSISSEVSELCTEESTSPHKKKVLSFPETQSYNRKNARVENILVSTTGSIFHSSRRNSTSSIAEVILSRKNSKIDLDSKGEYLGVYREESLEESVPESVPNSASGSEVAEVLEESSGSNLKTQLSSSSSENEDSQQIQKSVIEEHVEDSPKSISARNIRKGSEDKIQKDDTVSSDVVEGKPLKTQKKNEDHSRQSEATDSAVKEKKKPNKTGTKSKLSNHRGHREKKKKKKKHISSSSSASSSSGSETSSEEDRSYRHRPSRRHRHKQKHYFNPWELPPYMNPWMAVRPPQQPYFTTIGPIETSFMPRVSEGSFPMRSIVGADELLRQQVALTRQFLDSQKSLYHAYTATLTSSHHYTSLLETEKYIAARKKPPLTFDEAYKMVKEEMKASKR, encoded by the exons ATACGTCAAATAGTATGGCCTCTGACAGCGACCTTGAG GCTTATTTGAATCAGCTGAGCAAGAAAACACATACACTAAAACAGGATGTCAAGTCTCAAGGCTATTCATTCTCACGCCCTACTAGCGCTACAGACAAGTCACATGATACTATTGATATATcagaagaaagtgaaagtgaaatgagaaaagataaatatCCCAAGACAAATATTGGAACAGGAGGGCCAGGCAAAATATCTGATATTACTGCTTTAAGCGAAAAATATGCTGGAACCTCATTCAAAAAGTCAAGAGCTCAGGACAAATTTAGTAATTTAGAACAAAAGTATCTTGGGAAATCGACAAGAAAATTAGAAACTAGTTCTTCTGATGATGAGGAACAATCAGATAAAACTGTAAAcagtaaaagagataaaaatatgcataaaaagcaagagaaaaaacacaGTAACCAAACAGATTTTCTTAAAGCCtctgggaaggaaaaggaaaaatccaGAATTCTGGATTCTGAGTCTTCTTTTGACGAAGACCTTGCAAGATATTTGAATGAGAGTTTATCGACTGGTAATCTCAGGAAAGTAAACAGCAATGCTGAAACTAGAAAATCTGAGTCAAGTTCGGATGAAGACAAAGGGAGCAATATTTTTGATTTTCATAATATCATGACTGTTGCTGACATTATGGGTCAGGTGACAGACGAAGGGGAAAGCCAAGTTcaagaggaggaaataagggaaagTCAGCATTCCATATCTTCTGAAGTTTCTGAACTTTGTACAGAAGAGAGCACAAGTCCTCATAAGAAAAAAG tgCTCTCTTTTCCAGAAACTCAAAGTTACAACAGGAAAAATGCAAGAGTAGAAAATATTCTGGTTTCAACCACTGGAAGCATTTTTCACTCTTCACGGCGTAATTCTACCTCGTCTATAGCTGAAGTGATTCTGAGTCGGAAGAATTCTAAGATTGACCTGGACTCAAAAGGAGAATACTTAGGAGTGTATCGTGAAGAGAGTCTAGAGGAAAGTGTTCCAGAGAGTGTCCCTAACTCGGCGTCTGGCAGTGAGGTTGCTGAGGTACTGGAGGAGAGTTCCGGTAGTAACCTGAAGACACAGCTCAGTAGCAGTTCATCAGAGAATGAGGATAGTCAGCAGATTCAAAAGAGTGTTATAGAAGAGCATGTGGAGGACTCACCAAAAAGTATATCTGCAAGGAATATTAGAAAAGGATCTGAAGACAAGATTCAGAAGGATGATACAGTGTCAAGCGATGTTGTTGAGGGGAAACCACTCAAAActcaaaagaagaatgaggatcaTTCCAGGCAGAGTGAAGCCACAGATTCTGccgtaaaagagaaaaagaaaccgaaTAAGACAGGAACAAAAAGCAAATTATCAAACCATCGTGggcacagagaaaagaaaaagaaaaagaaaaagcacatATCATCCTCAAGTTCTGCATCTTCATCAAGTGGCAGTGAGACATCCAGTGAAGAAGATAGGTCTTATAGACATCGTCCCTCAAGGAGGCACAGACACAAGCAAAAGCACTACTTCAATCCTTgg gaGCTGCCTCCATACATGAATCCCTGGATGGCTGTTCGTCCTCCACAACAACCATATTTTACTACAATCGGGCCCATTGAAACTAGTTTTATGCCCAGGGTTTCTGAAG GTAGTTTTCCAATGAGAAGTATTGTGGGTGCAGATGAACTACTAAGGCAACAAGTTGCCCTGACAAGGCAATTTCTGGATTCACAGAAATCCTTATACCATGCTTATACTGCAACACTTACATCATCACATCACTATACATCGCTGCTAGAGACGGAGAAG TATATTGCAGCTAGGAAGAAACCTCCACTAACCTTTGATGAAGCCTACAAGATGgttaaagaggaaatgaaagcttCAAAGAGATGA